The stretch of DNA AGTATTGCATCTAACACAACGTCTTTCAATATCCTTACAAAGTACAACATCAGTACAATAACAAAAACTCACGGCAAAACAGCCTCACAGCAAAACGGTTTCACTGTTGCACAGCCTCACGGCCTCACAGCAAAACTGTATCACTGTAACACAAACCTAGTTTTAAGTAAATTTGATTCGAGGATCGAGCATTGCGTAAACAATATCCACAAGTAAATTCACAATCACAAAAATCAAGGATATTGCAATAACGCACCCGATAACGAGTGGAACATCATAGCTTGTTAGGGCATTAACCATTACGTATCCAAGCCCTTTCCAGCCAAAGATATACTCAACAAAAATTACCCCAGCCATAAGCGAGGCAAACCAACCCGAAATAGCAGTTACAACAGGGTTTAATGAATTACGAAGTGCATGTCGCCAAAGAACCTTCCCAAACGATAGCCCTTTGGCTTTTGCAGTTCTAATATAATCCTGCGAAAGAGTTTCGAGAAGCGAACTTCTGGTAAGTTGGGTAACAATAGAGAGCGGCCTCAGACCCAGTGTAAGCGTTGGTAGGATTAGGTTTTTCAATTGAAGATGTATTCCCTCTCCAAAATCATCAACCACCCAAAGGTTACCAGTTAGATTTAATCCCGTGTATTTCCCAAGGACAAATGCAAAGAACCAGCCAATAAGTATTGCCGCAAAGAACGATGGGAGCGACATGCCAATTGCTGAGAATACAATGGAAAATCTATCGATAAATTTGTCCTTTTTGATTGCTGAGATCATCCCCAATGCAATGCCAAATATGGTTGCAAAAATCATGGAGGTAAAAGCAAGGATAAATGTATTTGGTAGCGTCTCGCTTATAATGGACGTAACTGTTTTCTGACTTTGGTAGGAGCGACGCAGGTATGGCGATTTGATTACTATTACTCTCGATTTTGTAAGTTTAACCAGTTTGATGTAATTCTTATAGGATGTTTTGTCTAAATATATATAGCTTGATTTTGAGCGTGGGTTATGGATGGAGATAGGAGAGATGTCGTTCAAATATTTAAGATATTGAGAAAAAACAGGTCTATCAAGACCAAGATCATGACGAACAGCTGCAAGTGATGTTGAATCGGTACGTTGACCCATCATCATCCTTGCAGGATCACCTGGTACTAGGTTGAAAAGTATAAAGATCAAAGTAACTACTCCCCAGATGATGAGGATGCTGTAGAGTAATTTTTTGATGAGGTATTTTAGCATAGTCTTTTAAGTGAACAGATAAAAGATAAAAGATAAAAGTGAAAAATGAAAAATGGTAAGTGTCAAGTGACAGGATAAACTAAGGAACTTTCTTTGACTCCCGTCTTCGGACTTCCAACTTTTCACTTTTCATTTTTCACTTTCCTCTTTTCATTTATCATATTTCTTTGCTTCTTCCCAAATTACATTCATTTCATCGAGTGTCATATCCTTTAGGGAGCGACCCAGTTTTATGGTTTTCTCTTCAAGGTAACCAAATCGTTTAATAAACTTTCTGTTTGTGCGTTCTAGTGCTGTTTCGGGCTCGATATTATAAAGCCTTGCAGCATTTACTAGAGAGAACAGAAGATCGCCAAATTCGGCCTCCATTTTATCAGGATTGTTAGCAGATATCTCGGCCTTTAGCTCATCCATTTCTTCTTCAACTTTCTCCCAAATTTGTGAGCGAACCTCCCAATCGAAACCAACAGCCTTGACTTTTTCCTGAATTCTATTCGCTTTTATCAATGCTGGTAATGCTTTGGGAACCCCTGAAAGGATTGTTTTATTCCCATCCTTTTCTTTTGTTTTTAGTTGCTCCCAGTTTTCAATCACATCGTTTGAGCTATTAACCTTTACCTCCCCAAATACGTGTGGGTGGCGGAATATCAATTTATCACAAAGACTATTGATAACATCAGTAATATCGAAAGCATTTTTCTCGGAGCCAATCTTAGCGTAAAATACGATGTGTAATAGGATATCACCTAATTCCTTTTTAATAAGGTTGAGATCATTATCGAG from Bacteroidales bacterium encodes:
- the mazG gene encoding nucleoside triphosphate pyrophosphohydrolase, with product MNLNDSNKKNALLAFERLLNIMDELREKCPWDREQTLESLRPNTIEETYELSEGVLDNDLNLIKKELGDILLHIVFYAKIGSEKNAFDITDVINSLCDKLIFRHPHVFGEVKVNSSNDVIENWEQLKTKEKDGNKTILSGVPKALPALIKANRIQEKVKAVGFDWEVRSQIWEKVEEEMDELKAEISANNPDKMEAEFGDLLFSLVNAARLYNIEPETALERTNRKFIKRFGYLEEKTIKLGRSLKDMTLDEMNVIWEEAKKYDK
- a CDS encoding ABC transporter permease, whose translation is MLKYLIKKLLYSILIIWGVVTLIFILFNLVPGDPARMMMGQRTDSTSLAAVRHDLGLDRPVFSQYLKYLNDISPISIHNPRSKSSYIYLDKTSYKNYIKLVKLTKSRVIVIKSPYLRRSYQSQKTVTSIISETLPNTFILAFTSMIFATIFGIALGMISAIKKDKFIDRFSIVFSAIGMSLPSFFAAILIGWFFAFVLGKYTGLNLTGNLWVVDDFGEGIHLQLKNLILPTLTLGLRPLSIVTQLTRSSLLETLSQDYIRTAKAKGLSFGKVLWRHALRNSLNPVVTAISGWFASLMAGVIFVEYIFGWKGLGYVMVNALTSYDVPLVIGCVIAISLIFVIVNLLVDIVYAMLDPRIKFT